The following proteins are encoded in a genomic region of Acidobacteriota bacterium:
- a CDS encoding CHAT domain-containing protein, which produces MRRGLPAAAAIVILASSSSSRGDSLEDCERLLRKGDEERAALCFEKASWIPASAPAVGTRLSALRDEGRAGGWLLRVLGAREAFAGAPQAEATLVSAVAAFNAAGDLRGEAVARAALADFFSRKRRFEETERELRRADELATKSGRPDAVARVRLQEALVASRRQDPVGGLTRLDAGEEAVHASGDDSLLANWHETRAVLLWTVARYPESLAAYRSQIAVLERLGETARIASVLANMAFSTRDVKLKRSLAEEALDRAERTGNLRAEVTARFTLSEIDDGEEGLTHALRGLVAARRLGDGVQLRMALRAAGFRLAKSGRREGLDLLREAVESATRAGDPAEETRCRFVFSRALWEVGPREEAVRASLASLHAAEATRTGPASAESRAVRFGQWNLLYYRAAGYLLSGALLDRPEDVPTTDIALAFRISERMKARSLLDSLDAAAQIRDVAPAFASLEDVRAALAPDEALLSFLINAEHSNVSSAFDGGSWVFTVSRESVRFFRLKTHRKGLEEQASLLVGLVEGRSGHEATGAAALYDVLLKEALSSLPAGVRRLLVVPDRALHTLPLNLLRPSPGVDPVVSRYEFVTIPSATVWLRLRGLARPGAAAVSFADPSLSPAAGSAAAGPVERSGRLGPLLFAQREGRSLVARAGSGSRLLVGAEASERALKKTSFASYGVLHLGAHALADDEGAVRSVLLLAPGDGEDGRLNLEEIRRLPLSGQLVILAACRSTTGAYIHGEGALGLSSAFLLSGARAVLGTLWAVRDDEAEEFSKAFYANLAGGRTASAALAATQRNLRARGRPPAAWAAFVLLGDGTITPIRAAGNPWIAALVILVTAASLAAILILMARRKAEGPSDGFARSPEQR; this is translated from the coding sequence GTGCGGCGCGGACTCCCGGCAGCCGCCGCGATCGTCATCCTCGCGTCGTCGTCGTCGTCTCGCGGCGATTCGCTCGAGGACTGCGAGCGGCTGCTCCGGAAGGGAGACGAAGAACGGGCCGCCCTGTGCTTTGAAAAGGCGAGCTGGATTCCCGCCTCGGCGCCGGCGGTCGGGACGCGGCTCTCCGCGCTCCGGGACGAGGGCAGAGCCGGCGGCTGGCTCCTTCGCGTCCTCGGAGCACGTGAGGCCTTCGCTGGCGCGCCACAGGCCGAGGCGACGCTCGTGAGCGCCGTCGCCGCATTCAACGCGGCCGGAGATCTCCGGGGAGAGGCCGTGGCGCGCGCGGCGCTGGCGGACTTCTTCTCGCGGAAGAGGCGGTTCGAGGAAACCGAGCGGGAGCTCCGGCGGGCCGACGAGCTCGCCACGAAGTCCGGTCGGCCGGACGCGGTGGCTCGCGTCCGGCTTCAGGAGGCACTCGTCGCAAGTCGTCGTCAGGACCCTGTCGGCGGGCTCACGAGGCTGGACGCGGGAGAGGAAGCCGTGCACGCGTCCGGCGATGACTCTCTGCTCGCGAACTGGCACGAGACGCGGGCCGTGCTGCTCTGGACGGTGGCCCGGTATCCGGAAAGCCTAGCGGCGTACCGGAGTCAGATCGCGGTCCTCGAGCGCCTTGGAGAAACCGCGCGCATCGCGAGCGTGCTCGCGAACATGGCCTTCTCGACGCGCGACGTGAAGCTGAAGCGCTCGCTCGCCGAGGAGGCGCTCGACCGGGCGGAACGCACCGGAAACCTGAGGGCGGAGGTCACCGCGCGCTTCACTCTCTCGGAGATCGACGACGGTGAAGAAGGACTGACGCACGCCCTTCGGGGGCTGGTCGCGGCCCGCCGGCTCGGTGACGGTGTCCAACTCCGGATGGCCCTTCGCGCCGCGGGATTCCGTCTGGCGAAGAGTGGCCGCCGAGAGGGCCTCGATCTCTTGCGGGAAGCGGTCGAGAGTGCCACGCGGGCAGGTGACCCAGCGGAAGAGACGCGTTGCCGGTTCGTTTTCTCGCGGGCACTATGGGAGGTCGGGCCCCGCGAGGAGGCGGTCCGTGCCTCACTCGCCAGCCTCCACGCCGCCGAGGCGACACGCACCGGGCCGGCCTCGGCGGAGTCTCGCGCCGTGCGCTTCGGGCAGTGGAATCTCCTCTATTACCGCGCCGCTGGCTACCTGCTCTCGGGCGCGCTTCTCGACCGGCCTGAAGACGTCCCGACGACCGATATCGCGCTGGCCTTTCGGATCTCGGAACGCATGAAGGCGAGAAGCCTCCTCGACTCCCTCGACGCGGCAGCCCAGATCCGCGACGTCGCGCCGGCCTTCGCATCTCTGGAGGACGTGCGGGCGGCCCTCGCGCCCGACGAGGCGCTCCTGTCTTTCCTGATCAACGCAGAGCATTCGAATGTTTCGTCAGCCTTCGACGGCGGCTCCTGGGTCTTCACGGTCTCTCGGGAATCGGTCCGCTTCTTCCGGCTCAAGACCCACCGAAAAGGGCTCGAGGAGCAGGCGTCCCTGCTCGTCGGACTCGTGGAAGGCCGCTCGGGGCACGAGGCGACGGGGGCCGCGGCTCTCTACGATGTCCTCCTCAAGGAGGCTCTGTCTTCCCTCCCGGCCGGTGTGAGGCGTCTGCTCGTCGTTCCCGACAGGGCGCTCCACACCCTCCCGCTGAATCTCCTGCGGCCGAGCCCCGGAGTCGACCCCGTCGTCTCGAGGTACGAATTCGTGACGATCCCGTCGGCGACGGTCTGGCTGCGGCTGCGCGGTCTCGCCCGACCGGGAGCTGCCGCTGTCTCGTTCGCGGATCCGAGCCTGTCGCCGGCCGCCGGATCGGCCGCCGCGGGCCCGGTCGAGCGGTCGGGCCGCCTGGGACCTCTGTTGTTTGCGCAGCGCGAAGGGCGGTCTCTCGTGGCCCGCGCCGGCTCGGGCAGCCGTCTCCTCGTCGGCGCCGAGGCGAGCGAACGCGCGCTCAAGAAGACGTCGTTCGCGTCTTACGGTGTCCTTCACCTCGGAGCTCATGCCCTCGCGGACGACGAAGGCGCCGTGCGCTCCGTGCTGCTCCTCGCGCCCGGAGACGGCGAAGACGGCCGGCTGAATCTCGAGGAGATCCGGCGGCTTCCCCTGAGCGGCCAGCTCGTGATCCTCGCGGCCTGCCGGAGCACCACCGGCGCGTATATTCACGGAGAGGGCGCTCTCGGACTCTCTTCGGCCTTTCTCTTGAGCGGCGCCCGCGCCGTTCTCGGAACGCTCTGGGCCGTCCGGGACGACGAGGCCGAGGAATTCTCGAAGGCGTTCTACGCGAACCTCGCCGGAGGGCGCACGGCCTCGGCGGCCCTGGCGGCCACGCAGAGGAACCTACGCGCGCGGGGTCGGCCTCCGGCCGCGTGGGCGGCGTTCGTTCTGCTGGGCGATGGAACGATCACCCCGATCCGGGCGGCCGGAAATCCGTGGATCGCGGCGCTTGTGATTCTCGTCACGGCCGCGAGCCTCGCGGCGATCCTGATCCTGATGGCCCGCCGAAAAGCGGAAGGTCCGTCCGACGGTTTCGCGCGGTCTCCCGAGCAACGCTGA
- a CDS encoding M20/M25/M40 family metallo-hydrolase: protein MKIFAVGLLASALAAAPLASAPPLLTDGMRADVASLVTSGKATDGAYETIRELLEAAGPRLAGSRGDALAVAWAKRALEARGFSNVHTEPVTAPHWERGEESGELLLPIPLRLSLCALGGSVGTAPEGVEADVVEATSLEGVDALGEKAKGKIVLIWKVMERTGEGSGYGATVPIRSNGASRAAKVGAVAVVIRSVGTSNARFPHTGAMNYAEGDAKIPAAALAVNDADLLHSYLSKGTRVRLKMKLGARTLPDAQTANVVGEIPGREKPGEIVLVGGHLDSWDLGMGAIDDGAGCGIAIESARLVGKLPKRPRRTIRVVLFANEENGLAGGRAYAKAHADELIKHVAAVETDSGAGRVRGFAWSAGPATEPLMKELGAALAPFGLGEVTKGGGGADISPMRAAGVPMFSPVQDSSRYFDIHHTADDTFDKIDREELNTGVSAIAALLYTLAETDAPIERIPEAERERRRR from the coding sequence ATGAAGATCTTCGCCGTGGGCCTGCTCGCGTCCGCGCTCGCCGCCGCTCCTCTCGCGTCGGCCCCGCCGCTCCTGACGGACGGCATGCGCGCGGACGTCGCGTCGCTCGTCACCTCGGGGAAGGCCACGGACGGCGCCTACGAGACGATCCGCGAGCTGCTCGAGGCCGCGGGCCCGCGCCTCGCGGGCTCGCGCGGCGACGCCCTCGCGGTCGCGTGGGCCAAGCGGGCCCTCGAGGCCCGCGGCTTCTCGAACGTTCACACGGAACCCGTGACGGCGCCGCACTGGGAGCGCGGCGAGGAGAGCGGCGAGCTCCTCCTCCCGATCCCGCTCCGCCTCTCGCTCTGCGCGCTCGGCGGCAGCGTCGGGACGGCGCCCGAAGGCGTGGAGGCCGACGTCGTCGAAGCGACGTCGCTCGAGGGCGTCGACGCTCTCGGCGAGAAGGCGAAGGGGAAGATCGTCCTGATCTGGAAGGTCATGGAGCGCACGGGCGAGGGCAGCGGCTACGGTGCGACCGTACCCATCCGGTCGAATGGAGCGAGCCGGGCGGCGAAGGTTGGCGCCGTCGCCGTCGTGATCCGGTCGGTCGGCACGTCGAATGCGCGCTTCCCGCACACGGGCGCGATGAACTACGCCGAGGGCGACGCGAAGATTCCCGCGGCGGCGCTCGCGGTCAACGACGCGGACCTCCTCCATTCGTACCTGTCGAAGGGGACGCGCGTGCGCCTGAAGATGAAGCTCGGGGCGCGGACGCTCCCCGACGCGCAGACCGCCAACGTCGTCGGCGAGATCCCGGGCCGCGAGAAGCCCGGCGAGATCGTCCTCGTGGGCGGCCACCTCGACTCGTGGGATCTCGGGATGGGGGCCATCGACGACGGCGCGGGCTGCGGGATCGCGATCGAGTCGGCGCGCCTCGTCGGGAAGCTCCCGAAACGGCCGCGCCGGACGATTCGCGTCGTCCTTTTCGCGAACGAAGAGAACGGCCTCGCGGGCGGACGGGCCTACGCGAAGGCCCACGCGGACGAGCTCATCAAGCACGTGGCGGCCGTCGAGACCGACTCCGGCGCGGGACGCGTGAGGGGATTCGCCTGGAGCGCGGGCCCGGCGACGGAGCCGCTCATGAAGGAGCTGGGCGCGGCGCTCGCGCCGTTCGGGCTCGGTGAGGTGACGAAGGGCGGCGGCGGCGCCGACATCTCTCCGATGCGCGCTGCGGGCGTCCCGATGTTCTCGCCCGTGCAGGACTCCTCGCGCTACTTCGACATCCACCACACGGCGGACGACACGTTCGACAAGATCGACCGCGAGGAGCTCAACACGGGCGTCTCGGCGATCGCCGCCCTCCTCTACACGCTTGCGGAAACGGACGCCCCGATCGAGAGGATTCCGGAAGCCGAGCGCGAGCGCCGGAGGCGCTGA
- the ftcD gene encoding glutamate formimidoyltransferase: MARLIECIPNVSEGRRDEVVAAIAAAAVQAAPGVVLLDRTSDSDHNRSVLTFLGDGEPLVAAMTALVEASLAAIDLRTQRGAHPRLGAVDVIPFVPVRGATNAECVALARTLGKTLAERFSLPVYLYEDAAATPERQNLANIRKGEFEGLAKKMEDPAWKPDFGPAVPHPSGGAVVVGARAPLIAYNINLATADLAVADRIAKAIRHLSGGYRFVKAMGVKLEARGQVQVSINMTNFEKTPLHRVFETVKSEAERQGVSVVGSEIVGLVPQAALLAAAGHYLRLEADPGPQVLENKLLERLS, from the coding sequence ATGGCACGGCTCATCGAATGCATCCCGAACGTCAGCGAAGGGCGGCGCGACGAGGTCGTCGCGGCCATCGCCGCGGCGGCCGTCCAGGCGGCGCCCGGCGTCGTCCTCCTCGACCGGACGTCGGATTCCGACCACAACCGTTCGGTCCTCACGTTTCTCGGCGACGGCGAGCCGCTCGTCGCCGCGATGACGGCGCTCGTCGAGGCGTCGCTCGCGGCGATCGACCTCCGGACGCAGAGGGGCGCGCACCCGCGCCTCGGCGCCGTCGACGTCATCCCGTTCGTCCCCGTGCGCGGCGCCACGAACGCCGAGTGCGTCGCCCTCGCGAGGACGCTCGGAAAGACGCTCGCCGAACGCTTCTCCCTTCCCGTGTACCTCTACGAGGACGCGGCCGCGACGCCCGAGCGCCAGAACCTCGCGAACATCCGCAAGGGCGAATTCGAGGGCCTCGCGAAGAAGATGGAAGACCCCGCGTGGAAGCCCGACTTCGGGCCGGCCGTGCCCCATCCGTCCGGCGGCGCCGTCGTCGTCGGCGCGCGCGCGCCGCTCATCGCCTACAACATCAACCTCGCGACCGCGGACCTCGCCGTGGCCGACCGCATCGCGAAGGCGATCCGCCACCTCTCGGGCGGCTACCGCTTCGTGAAGGCGATGGGAGTGAAGCTCGAAGCGCGCGGCCAGGTGCAGGTCTCGATCAACATGACGAACTTCGAGAAGACCCCGCTCCACCGCGTCTTCGAGACCGTGAAGAGCGAGGCCGAGCGCCAGGGAGTCTCGGTCGTCGGCTCCGAGATCGTCGGTCTCGTCCCGCAGGCCGCGCTGCTCGCGGCCGCCGGCCACTACCTGCGCCTCGAGGCGGATCCCGGCCCGCAGGTGCTCGAAAACAAGCTCCTCGAAAGGCTTTCATGA
- a CDS encoding RDD family protein translates to MAEPPRDPLAEHPLAPEPESGRKRAAGRTLDLFGDAAETPLHTGVPPRDEPRAAAEPPRERTRSAVRPAEEILAPPRPGEVESEPGDEGPHAVAFARRVAAGLADLLILALVGAVELAAGALLLDLRFPPAAFAPLAAFLFLAALVLLVLAPFVWGTTPGMALADLRIRARDGGSPTLAAAFRRFLGFLLTGALAGVPLLVAAFDRRGRTLADLLSGTTIEGVEAPEPAGQP, encoded by the coding sequence ATGGCCGAGCCGCCGCGCGATCCCCTCGCCGAGCACCCACTTGCTCCGGAGCCGGAGAGCGGGCGGAAGCGGGCGGCCGGTCGGACGCTGGACCTGTTCGGCGACGCGGCCGAGACTCCGCTCCACACCGGCGTTCCGCCCCGGGACGAGCCCCGCGCGGCCGCCGAGCCGCCGCGTGAGCGCACGCGGTCGGCGGTCCGCCCCGCCGAAGAGATCCTCGCGCCGCCGCGGCCCGGCGAGGTCGAGTCCGAGCCCGGCGACGAAGGCCCCCATGCCGTCGCATTCGCGCGCCGCGTCGCGGCGGGGCTCGCGGACCTCCTGATCCTCGCGCTCGTCGGAGCGGTCGAGCTCGCCGCGGGCGCGCTCCTTCTCGACCTGCGCTTCCCGCCCGCGGCGTTCGCGCCGCTCGCGGCGTTCCTCTTCCTCGCGGCGCTCGTCCTCCTCGTCCTCGCGCCGTTCGTCTGGGGCACGACGCCGGGGATGGCGCTCGCGGACCTTCGCATCCGGGCGCGCGACGGCGGATCGCCGACCCTCGCCGCGGCGTTCCGGAGGTTCCTCGGCTTCCTGCTGACGGGGGCGCTCGCCGGCGTTCCTCTCCTCGTCGCCGCATTCGACCGCCGCGGGCGCACGCTCGCGGACCTGCTCTCCGGCACGACGATCGAAGGCGTCGAGGCGCCCGAGCCGGCCGGACAGCCCTAG
- a CDS encoding NAD+ synthase has translation MRLALGQIDTTIGDFAGNAAKIEAVLARAEEAGADLAAVPELALCGYPPRDLLERPSFQREAARALAALAKRTKGTALLVGTFVPNRKKTGKPFHNVAALLHRGRVRILAKKTLLPTYDVFDEGRWFEPGAGCAVVPFRGERLGLPVCEDLWNDKDFWRARRLYHEDPGEALVRRGATLIVSISASPFSEGKARLRRRMLARYARDGRVSVAYLNLVGGNDELVFDGGSMVLDDRGRVGARAALFEEDLLVADVVRAADGRARVVPVSGGVPADSGDDAGGEPLESLRRALVLGIRDYAWKCGFRKAVLGLSGGIDSALVAALAVDALGKENVTGLGMPSPYSSEGSVADARALAGNLGIRFEVLPIGRLFEDARAALQPVFAGRPEDVAEENVQSRLRGLLVMGFSNKRGALVLTTGNKSELAVGYCTLYGDMCGGLAPISDLPKMRVYALARHLNARAGRDLIPLASLEKPPSAELRPGQTDQDSLPPYPVLDAILEGLVERNLTLDATARATGAPRALVERIARMMDLSEYKRRQAAPGLKVSAKAFGTGRRVPIAQRSPL, from the coding sequence GTGCGGCTCGCCCTCGGCCAGATCGATACGACCATCGGGGACTTCGCGGGCAACGCCGCGAAGATCGAGGCGGTTCTGGCGCGCGCCGAGGAGGCCGGCGCCGACCTCGCCGCCGTCCCCGAGCTCGCGCTCTGCGGCTACCCGCCGCGCGACCTCCTCGAGCGCCCGTCATTCCAGCGCGAGGCCGCGCGGGCTCTCGCCGCGCTCGCGAAGAGGACGAAGGGCACCGCGCTCCTCGTCGGCACGTTCGTCCCGAATCGCAAGAAGACGGGCAAGCCGTTCCACAACGTCGCCGCCCTCCTCCACCGCGGGCGCGTGCGCATCCTCGCGAAGAAGACTCTTCTCCCGACGTACGACGTCTTCGACGAGGGGCGCTGGTTCGAGCCGGGCGCCGGTTGCGCCGTCGTTCCCTTCCGCGGCGAGAGGCTCGGACTGCCGGTCTGCGAGGACCTCTGGAACGACAAGGACTTCTGGCGCGCGCGCCGCCTCTACCACGAGGATCCGGGCGAGGCGCTCGTCCGGCGCGGGGCGACGCTCATCGTCTCGATCTCCGCATCGCCGTTCTCCGAAGGCAAGGCACGGCTGCGCCGCCGGATGCTCGCGCGTTACGCCCGGGACGGCCGCGTGAGCGTCGCGTATCTGAACCTCGTCGGCGGCAACGACGAGCTCGTCTTCGACGGAGGGTCGATGGTGCTCGACGACCGCGGCCGCGTCGGCGCGCGCGCGGCGCTCTTCGAGGAGGACCTCCTCGTCGCGGACGTCGTGCGCGCAGCGGACGGCCGCGCGCGGGTCGTCCCCGTGTCGGGCGGCGTTCCGGCGGACTCCGGCGACGACGCCGGGGGCGAGCCGCTCGAATCCCTCCGCCGCGCGCTCGTCCTCGGGATCCGCGACTACGCGTGGAAGTGCGGGTTCCGGAAGGCCGTCCTCGGCCTTTCGGGCGGGATCGACTCGGCGCTCGTCGCGGCGCTCGCCGTCGACGCGCTCGGGAAGGAGAACGTCACGGGTCTCGGGATGCCTTCTCCGTATTCGTCGGAGGGCTCGGTCGCGGACGCGCGCGCGCTCGCCGGGAACCTCGGAATCCGCTTCGAGGTGCTGCCGATCGGGAGGCTCTTCGAGGACGCCAGGGCCGCGCTCCAACCCGTGTTCGCGGGGCGCCCCGAGGACGTCGCGGAGGAGAACGTCCAGTCGCGCCTCCGCGGGCTTCTCGTGATGGGTTTCTCGAACAAGCGGGGCGCGCTCGTCCTGACGACCGGGAACAAGAGCGAGCTCGCCGTCGGCTACTGCACGCTCTACGGCGACATGTGCGGCGGCCTCGCGCCGATCTCGGACCTCCCGAAGATGCGCGTCTACGCGCTCGCGCGGCATCTCAACGCGCGCGCCGGCCGCGACCTCATTCCGCTCGCCTCGCTCGAGAAACCGCCCTCCGCCGAGCTTCGGCCCGGCCAGACGGACCAGGACTCGCTGCCGCCGTACCCCGTCCTCGACGCGATCCTCGAGGGGCTCGTGGAGCGCAACCTCACGCTCGACGCGACCGCGCGCGCCACCGGCGCCCCGCGCGCGCTCGTGGAGCGGATCGCGCGGATGATGGATCTCTCCGAGTACAAGCGCCGGCAAGCCGCGCCGGGCCTGAAGGTCTCGGCGAAGGCGTTCGGCACCGGGCGCCGCGTGCCGATCGCCCAGAGGTCGCCGCTTTGA
- a CDS encoding class I SAM-dependent methyltransferase codes for MSSAAAGEPTYPWKEIPGSSHVILLERVLARGRGLAVLDLGFGAGHFGERIRPACRYLAGIELDPRAAAEGARFFDDAVTGDIFEGISTPWKEPFDVIVAGDVLEHLPRPGELLSALKPLLKSDGTLLVSLPNVANVTVRAALLAGRFPYADRGILDRTHVRFYTRASARGLLEGSGLRIGWETATAMPVELALPALGTPPLAGPVRAGARLLAAAWPTLFGYQFVFEAAPA; via the coding sequence TTGAGCTCCGCGGCAGCGGGAGAGCCGACGTATCCCTGGAAGGAGATTCCGGGGTCGTCGCACGTCATCCTCCTCGAAAGGGTGCTGGCACGGGGAAGGGGCCTTGCGGTTCTCGACCTCGGGTTCGGGGCCGGCCACTTCGGGGAGCGCATTCGTCCGGCGTGTCGCTACCTCGCGGGCATCGAGCTCGACCCGCGCGCGGCCGCGGAAGGCGCCCGGTTCTTCGACGACGCCGTAACGGGCGACATCTTCGAAGGAATCTCGACGCCCTGGAAGGAGCCGTTCGACGTCATCGTCGCGGGCGACGTCCTCGAGCATCTCCCCCGCCCTGGCGAACTCCTCTCGGCGCTCAAGCCGCTGCTGAAATCCGACGGAACGCTCCTCGTCTCGCTCCCGAACGTCGCAAACGTCACGGTGCGCGCCGCGCTCCTCGCGGGCCGCTTCCCGTACGCGGATCGCGGGATCCTCGACCGCACGCACGTGCGCTTCTACACGCGCGCCTCGGCCCGCGGCCTCCTCGAGGGCTCGGGGCTGCGGATCGGCTGGGAGACGGCGACCGCGATGCCCGTCGAGCTCGCGCTCCCGGCGCTCGGGACGCCTCCGCTTGCCGGGCCCGTCCGCGCCGGCGCGCGCCTCCTCGCGGCCGCCTGGCCGACTCTCTTCGGATACCAGTTCGTCTTCGAGGCGGCCCCCGCGTGA
- a CDS encoding glycosyltransferase family 2 protein produces MSAGALDTRTRREAAPSRSAVDLTIVIPAYNEEARLPASLGTIAAYLSARASAPRIEVLVVDDGSSDATGPRAEEAARRHALPLRLLRLAENRGKGAAVRAGCLEAAGALVLVSDADFSTPVYEWEKLAASGAPVAIGSRALDEALVKEKQPFFRQAMGKLFNRLVRLVAVPGIHDTQCGFKLFTREAAREIFSRAKVDRFAYDVEALLLARQLGYAIAEVPVLWFNSADSRVTLLGGAQAYWDVLRIRFTTRARRVS; encoded by the coding sequence GTGAGCGCCGGCGCCCTCGACACCCGGACACGGCGGGAGGCCGCGCCGTCGCGCAGCGCCGTCGACCTCACGATCGTGATCCCCGCGTACAACGAGGAGGCTCGGCTGCCCGCCTCCCTCGGCACGATCGCGGCATACCTCTCGGCCCGGGCTTCCGCGCCGCGGATCGAGGTCCTCGTCGTGGACGACGGTTCCTCCGACGCGACGGGACCGCGCGCCGAGGAGGCCGCGCGGCGGCACGCCCTTCCCCTGCGCCTCCTGCGCCTCGCGGAGAACCGCGGCAAGGGCGCCGCGGTGCGCGCGGGCTGCCTCGAGGCGGCCGGCGCGCTCGTCCTCGTGTCGGACGCCGACTTCTCGACGCCGGTCTACGAGTGGGAGAAGCTCGCCGCGTCCGGCGCACCCGTCGCGATCGGCTCGCGCGCCCTCGACGAGGCGCTCGTCAAGGAGAAGCAGCCCTTCTTCCGGCAGGCCATGGGCAAGCTCTTCAACCGGCTCGTCCGTCTCGTCGCCGTGCCGGGCATCCACGACACGCAGTGCGGCTTCAAGCTCTTCACGCGCGAGGCCGCGCGCGAGATCTTCTCGCGCGCGAAGGTGGACCGCTTCGCGTACGACGTCGAGGCGCTCCTCCTCGCGCGGCAGCTCGGGTACGCGATCGCCGAGGTGCCCGTCCTCTGGTTCAACTCGGCCGACTCGCGCGTGACGCTCCTCGGCGGCGCCCAGGCGTACTGGGACGTCCTCCGGATCCGCTTCACGACGCGCGCGCGGCGCGTCAGCTGA